The window TCGCTAACCGCCCCGGCTATTTGATAACAGGCAGAATCTTCCGAAAGTTTTCGGTGTTTGCCCGGTATGCCCATTGAAAGATGACAATTTCTGCTGAGCTTACTACGGCTCCGGCCTGTCGCAAAAGATTTATGGCAATATTACGGTTTTCTTTTGTACGGGATGCCACGGCATCGGCGACCAGGTGTATCTGAAATCCTGCCTTTATAAGATCCAGACAGGTTTGTAAGACACATACATGGGTTTCCATCCCGGCCACTATGATTTTATTGCGCCGGAAAGAATGCATAGCGGAAAGAAAATCAGGTTCAATACAGGCACTGAAGTGCTCCTTTTGGCATATCAGGGGAGACTTGATTTCCCGGAGTAATTCTGGGTGGGTTTCACCGAGACCCTTTTTGTACTGTTCTGTCAAAAGGATCGGAATACCGAGAATATTGGCGGTCCGTATGAGTTGATTCACTTTACCGGTAACCTTTTCCCAGGAATTTATAGCCTTGAGCATCCCCACTTGAAAGTCGATTATTAGGAAAAGACTGTCTTCACAGGTAGCAATATATTCATGACGAATCATAATCTATCCTAAAAGATAAAAAGGTTTAAGTTGAATATATGTCTTCATAAGCATCTTTCGTAAATCTTGGGGTACATACTGCCAGAAAGATAAGATCTGAGTCAGCGATGTTGGTAATTCTTTGTGGTATACCAGGAGG of the Bacteroides sp. genome contains:
- a CDS encoding isochorismatase family protein is translated as MIRHEYIATCEDSLFLIIDFQVGMLKAINSWEKVTGKVNQLIRTANILGIPILLTEQYKKGLGETHPELLREIKSPLICQKEHFSACIEPDFLSAMHSFRRNKIIVAGMETHVCVLQTCLDLIKAGFQIHLVADAVASRTKENRNIAINLLRQAGAVVSSAEIVIFQWAYRANTENFRKILPVIK